A stretch of Exiguobacterium sp. BMC-KP DNA encodes these proteins:
- the rplT gene encoding 50S ribosomal protein L20, translating into MPRVKGGYTTRQRRKKQLKLAKGYYGSKHTLFKVAKQQVMKSLMYAYRDRRQKKRDFRRLWITRINAAARINGLSYSRMMHGLKLAGIDVNRKMLADLAVTDATAFASLADTAKAKLNA; encoded by the coding sequence ATGCCACGCGTAAAAGGCGGATATACGACTCGTCAACGTCGTAAAAAACAACTCAAATTAGCTAAGGGCTACTACGGCTCGAAACATACACTCTTCAAGGTTGCGAAACAGCAAGTCATGAAATCTCTCATGTACGCTTACCGTGACCGTCGTCAAAAGAAACGTGACTTCCGTCGCCTCTGGATCACTCGGATCAATGCGGCAGCACGTATCAACGGTCTTTCTTACAGCCGCATGATGCATGGTCTTAAATTAGCAGGTATCGACGTTAACCGTAAGATGCTCGCTGACCTCGCAGTTACAGATGCAACTGCATTTGCTTCACTTGCTGACACAGCAAAAGCAAAATTGAACGCTTAA
- the infC gene encoding translation initiation factor IF-3, producing MEVLTISKDLLINESIRAREVRLIGADGAQLGVQSRNEALRLAEEAELDLVMVAPQATPPVCKIMDYGKYRFEMQKKDKETRKNQKVIQMKEVRLSPTIEENDFQTKFRNAKKFLENGNKVKASIRFRGRAITHSEIGRRVLERLATDLSEFGVVEQRPKMEGRSMFLVLAPKKED from the coding sequence ATGGAGGTGCTAACCATTAGCAAAGATCTGTTAATCAATGAAAGCATCCGTGCCCGAGAAGTTCGTCTTATCGGAGCGGATGGTGCTCAACTAGGTGTCCAATCACGCAACGAAGCGTTACGTCTCGCTGAGGAAGCGGAACTTGACCTCGTCATGGTCGCTCCACAAGCGACGCCGCCAGTTTGTAAGATCATGGACTACGGTAAATACCGTTTCGAGATGCAAAAGAAGGACAAAGAAACTCGGAAGAATCAGAAAGTGATTCAGATGAAAGAAGTTCGTCTTAGCCCGACAATCGAGGAGAACGACTTCCAAACGAAATTCCGTAATGCGAAGAAATTCTTGGAGAATGGTAACAAAGTGAAAGCGAGTATTCGTTTCCGCGGTCGTGCCATCACTCACTCGGAAATCGGTAGACGCGTTCTCGAACGCCTCGCAACGGATTTAAGTGAGTTCGGTGTTGTGGAACAGAGACCGAAGATGGAAGGACGCAGCATGTTCCTCGTGCTTGCTCCTAAGAAAGAAGACTAA
- the dnaI gene encoding primosomal protein DnaI yields the protein MEHIQSSIEKILSRPDVAESVRAIQQRVLSHPGVVMFLRTHPEIDQRMIERGMLKLNEYAEQMDGNRLIENKAVIEGYQPILHVEKGQIVVSYEKSQALKDREDERALEKKFKSLFLPDEVRDANFSDFDLSTTDRKLALRAASQFLNHLRSKEQVKGLYLHGSFGVGKTYLLAAIGNALKKERIATILVHAPGFVAEAKRRIRSDSFDTFLEGFQTIPVLLIDDIGAESISPWVRDELFGIILQYRMMHRLPTLFSSNLSYDELELHFGITNDQGDKLKAARLMERIRTTTQPIEFLGENRRRY from the coding sequence ATGGAACATATCCAATCATCTATCGAAAAAATATTAAGCCGACCAGACGTCGCAGAATCGGTTCGAGCGATTCAACAACGAGTGTTATCGCATCCAGGTGTCGTCATGTTTTTAAGGACTCATCCGGAAATCGATCAACGGATGATCGAGCGTGGTATGCTCAAACTGAATGAATACGCAGAGCAGATGGATGGCAATCGACTGATTGAAAATAAAGCCGTTATCGAAGGCTATCAGCCGATCCTACATGTCGAAAAAGGACAGATCGTCGTTTCGTATGAGAAATCGCAAGCGCTCAAAGACCGAGAGGATGAACGCGCACTTGAGAAAAAATTCAAGAGCCTGTTCCTTCCGGACGAAGTACGCGATGCGAACTTTAGTGATTTTGACTTATCGACGACGGATCGGAAGCTTGCCTTACGTGCAGCTTCTCAGTTCCTGAATCATCTGCGCTCAAAAGAGCAAGTGAAGGGACTCTATCTACACGGGAGCTTTGGTGTTGGGAAAACGTATCTCTTAGCTGCGATCGGAAATGCTTTGAAAAAAGAACGAATTGCGACGATTCTCGTTCATGCCCCAGGGTTTGTTGCCGAGGCGAAACGACGGATTCGCTCCGACTCGTTTGATACGTTCCTTGAAGGATTCCAAACGATTCCGGTCTTATTAATTGATGATATCGGTGCGGAGTCGATCAGTCCGTGGGTACGAGATGAATTATTCGGGATCATCTTACAGTACCGGATGATGCATCGTCTGCCGACGTTATTCAGCTCAAACTTGTCTTATGATGAATTGGAACTTCATTTTGGAATTACGAATGATCAAGGGGATAAGTTAAAGGCTGCACGACTGATGGAACGAATTCGGACGACAACACAACCGATCGAGTTCCTCGGTGAAAATCGACGGCGCTACTAA
- the rpmI gene encoding 50S ribosomal protein L35, whose translation MPKMKSHRGASKRFKRTASGKLKRGRAYTSHLFGNKSTKAKRKLRKASMVSTGDFKRIRHMIAK comes from the coding sequence ATGCCTAAAATGAAATCGCACCGCGGTGCTTCTAAACGTTTCAAACGTACTGCTTCTGGCAAATTGAAACGTGGTCGTGCTTACACAAGCCACTTGTTCGGTAACAAATCAACAAAAGCGAAACGTAAATTACGTAAAGCTAGCATGGTATCTACGGGTGACTTCAAACGCATCCGTCACATGATCGCGAAGTAA
- a CDS encoding right-handed parallel beta-helix repeat-containing protein, with the protein MKRTLPLTLAASILFMGCSVEQPKAATTKKTYRITPKTEAIDPLIRKYTTYNAKTRNHYTMRSYLERLEKEGGGTLILSKGTYLSPLRVGIPSNTTVILEDGVIIKKTSETGTSKISATTSVFDLVAPSVLRLNTKMSKYNGTKNARIIGKGNAQIDLNGFSRGSAFAIAHNQNLYIGGITVRNQKGSHAMELDATKNATIENMKFVDATMIANTGPNESINLDTPDPITKGFPWKWSVQDGTPNTDITIRNNIFSNINVAIGTHQYTENRLHTNIRIENNLIEKTKDYAISMMNWKNPTVINNTIRDVHRADGKAMTILGRGIIGGTIRYNTFENADRAIQMQPFQSDGYAPIYNTFTETEKQYMQQNSVKDVGLGKIVLFTKLNEYTYATAERYDFVSY; encoded by the coding sequence TTGAAACGAACACTACCGCTTACGCTTGCTGCTTCAATCTTGTTCATGGGATGTTCCGTTGAACAGCCAAAAGCAGCTACAACTAAAAAGACATATCGCATTACACCTAAAACGGAAGCGATTGATCCTTTAATTCGAAAGTACACGACATACAATGCGAAAACCCGGAATCACTATACGATGCGTTCTTATTTAGAAAGACTTGAAAAAGAAGGGGGAGGTACGCTTATTTTATCAAAAGGAACATATCTTTCCCCTCTACGTGTCGGGATTCCATCGAATACGACAGTCATTTTAGAAGATGGGGTCATCATCAAAAAGACATCTGAAACGGGGACGTCGAAAATCAGCGCGACGACGAGTGTTTTTGATCTAGTGGCACCATCTGTGTTACGTCTAAATACAAAAATGTCGAAATATAATGGTACAAAGAATGCACGGATCATCGGAAAGGGAAATGCCCAGATTGACCTAAACGGTTTTTCACGAGGATCTGCCTTTGCGATCGCGCATAACCAAAACTTATACATCGGTGGCATCACGGTCCGTAATCAAAAAGGATCACATGCGATGGAGTTAGATGCGACGAAAAACGCGACGATTGAAAATATGAAGTTCGTGGATGCGACGATGATAGCGAATACGGGACCAAACGAATCGATCAACTTAGATACACCGGATCCAATCACGAAGGGTTTTCCGTGGAAGTGGTCTGTCCAAGATGGTACTCCGAATACGGATATTACAATTCGTAATAATATCTTTTCCAATATCAATGTCGCCATCGGAACACATCAATATACAGAGAATCGTTTACACACGAATATCCGGATCGAAAACAACTTAATCGAAAAAACGAAGGATTATGCCATTTCGATGATGAACTGGAAAAATCCAACTGTCATCAACAATACGATTCGAGATGTACACCGGGCTGATGGAAAGGCGATGACGATTTTAGGTCGAGGTATCATTGGCGGGACGATTCGCTATAATACATTCGAAAACGCCGATCGTGCCATTCAGATGCAACCATTCCAAAGTGACGGATATGCACCGATTTACAATACCTTTACGGAAACAGAGAAACAATACATGCAACAAAATAGTGTCAAAGATGTTGGGTTAGGAAAAATTGTTTTGTTCACGAAGTTGAATGAATATACGTATGCAACAGCCGAGCGGTACGACTTCGTTTCATATTAA
- the pheS gene encoding phenylalanine--tRNA ligase subunit alpha — MREQLEALRDEAVALVNQATTQKELNDVRVKYLGKKGPITEVLRGMGKLSAEERPVVGEIANTVRQAIQEQLEQRLTAVKQQEMDAKLATEAIDVTLPGRPKKVGHAHLLQQVTDEIEDIFVGLGYTIAEGPEVEQDLFNFEMLNLPKDHPARDMQDSFYITEEILMRTHTSPVQARTMLASKGEPIRILCPGKVYRRDEDDATHSHQFMQVEGLVVGESISMADLKGTLEAFAKQMFGEAREVRLRPSFFPFTEPSVEVDVSCFKCGGKGCNICKQTGWIEILGAGMVHPHVLEMAEYDSTKMSGFAFGMGIERIAMLKYGVDDIRHFYTNDVRFSEQF, encoded by the coding sequence ATGCGCGAGCAATTAGAAGCGTTACGCGATGAAGCAGTGGCATTAGTCAATCAAGCAACAACACAAAAAGAACTCAACGATGTTCGAGTCAAATACCTTGGAAAAAAGGGACCCATCACAGAAGTACTACGAGGAATGGGGAAGTTATCAGCGGAAGAACGACCAGTCGTCGGTGAAATCGCAAATACAGTCCGTCAAGCAATCCAAGAGCAACTCGAACAACGTTTGACAGCTGTTAAGCAACAGGAAATGGATGCGAAACTCGCAACAGAAGCGATTGACGTCACGTTACCAGGACGTCCGAAAAAAGTCGGTCATGCACATTTGCTACAACAAGTGACAGATGAAATCGAAGACATTTTCGTCGGACTCGGTTATACGATTGCTGAAGGACCAGAAGTCGAGCAAGACCTTTTCAATTTCGAGATGTTGAATTTACCGAAGGATCACCCGGCACGTGATATGCAGGACTCATTCTACATTACGGAAGAAATTTTGATGCGGACACATACGTCGCCAGTTCAAGCCCGGACGATGCTTGCTTCCAAAGGAGAACCGATCCGCATTCTTTGCCCAGGTAAAGTGTATCGCCGAGATGAAGATGATGCGACGCACTCTCACCAATTCATGCAGGTCGAAGGACTTGTCGTTGGAGAATCGATTTCGATGGCAGATTTAAAAGGAACGCTTGAAGCATTTGCGAAGCAGATGTTCGGTGAAGCACGTGAAGTCCGCTTGCGTCCAAGTTTCTTCCCGTTCACGGAGCCTTCAGTCGAAGTCGACGTCTCTTGTTTCAAGTGTGGCGGTAAGGGATGTAACATCTGTAAGCAAACAGGCTGGATTGAAATTTTGGGAGCCGGAATGGTTCATCCGCACGTTCTTGAAATGGCAGAGTACGATAGTACGAAAATGTCAGGATTCGCTTTCGGTATGGGAATCGAACGGATTGCCATGTTGAAATATGGTGTCGATGATATTCGCCACTTCTATACGAATGACGTTCGCTTCAGCGAACAGTTTTAA
- the thrS gene encoding threonine--tRNA ligase, translating into MSNIALTFPDGALKEFAAGTTAEEVAASISPGLRKKAFAAKLNGHVIDYRRPIEEDGTIELIMPDSEEGLDLIRHSSAHLMAQAIKRLYPDETIHLGIGPTIENGFYYDIDMERRLTEEDLPEIEKMMNKIAGENLSIEREVVSRDEALAIYKELNDPLKVELIESIPADQDLTIYRQGEFFDLCRGPHVPATAKLQVFKLMSIAGAYWRGDSKNKMLQRIYGTAWATKDQLKQHLHFLAEAKERDHRKLGKELGLFFTSQEVGQGLPMWLPKGAAIRRTVERYIVDKELELGYEHVYTPVLGSVDLYKTSGHWDHYQDDMFPKMEMDNEELVLRPMNCPHHMMVYKNEPRSYRDLPLRVAELGGMHRYEMSGALTGLQRVRYMVLNDGHTFVRPDQMKDEFKAIVHLIQEVYADFGITDYKFRLSYRDPADKEKYFDNDAIWEMAQRELKETMDELELEYFEAEGEAAFYGPKLDVQVRTALGKDETLSTVQLDFLLPERFELTYKGNDGQDHRPVVLHRGVVSTMERFVAYLIEEYKGAFPTWLAPVQVKLIPVSGVHEDYAREIKAILLKKGIRVETDFRDEKLGYRIREAQVNKVPVMLVLGDKEVEAREVNIRRYGSKDSSNASLEQFVADLEQEIANRSK; encoded by the coding sequence ATGTCAAACATCGCACTTACATTTCCAGATGGCGCTTTAAAGGAATTCGCAGCCGGCACGACAGCGGAAGAGGTTGCGGCTTCAATCAGCCCAGGACTTCGTAAAAAAGCATTTGCTGCAAAACTAAATGGACACGTAATCGATTACCGTCGTCCAATCGAAGAGGATGGCACAATCGAATTGATCATGCCGGATTCAGAAGAAGGTCTCGACTTGATTCGTCACTCATCGGCTCACTTGATGGCACAAGCAATCAAACGCCTGTACCCAGATGAAACGATTCATCTCGGGATCGGACCGACAATCGAGAATGGTTTCTACTACGATATCGATATGGAACGTCGTCTAACTGAAGAAGATCTTCCGGAAATCGAGAAGATGATGAACAAAATCGCGGGTGAGAACTTGTCGATCGAACGCGAAGTCGTCTCACGTGACGAAGCACTCGCGATTTATAAAGAACTCAACGATCCGTTGAAAGTTGAATTGATCGAATCGATTCCTGCTGATCAGGATTTGACAATTTACCGTCAAGGCGAATTCTTCGATCTCTGCCGTGGACCACATGTGCCAGCAACAGCGAAGTTACAAGTCTTCAAATTGATGAGCATTGCTGGTGCTTACTGGCGTGGTGATTCAAAAAACAAGATGCTTCAACGGATTTACGGTACAGCATGGGCAACAAAAGATCAGTTGAAACAACATCTCCACTTCCTCGCTGAAGCGAAAGAGCGCGATCACCGTAAGCTCGGTAAAGAACTTGGCTTATTCTTCACTTCTCAAGAAGTTGGTCAAGGACTCCCAATGTGGTTACCAAAAGGGGCAGCCATCCGTCGGACAGTCGAGCGTTATATCGTTGATAAAGAACTCGAACTTGGCTATGAGCATGTCTACACACCAGTTCTTGGTTCAGTTGATTTGTACAAAACATCGGGTCATTGGGATCATTATCAAGATGACATGTTCCCGAAAATGGAGATGGATAACGAAGAACTCGTTCTTCGTCCAATGAACTGTCCGCACCATATGATGGTCTACAAGAATGAACCACGTTCGTACCGTGATTTACCGCTTCGTGTCGCTGAGCTTGGTGGCATGCACCGGTATGAGATGTCTGGTGCCTTAACTGGACTCCAACGTGTTCGTTACATGGTTCTCAACGATGGGCACACGTTCGTCCGTCCTGACCAAATGAAAGACGAGTTCAAAGCAATCGTTCATCTCATTCAAGAAGTCTATGCCGACTTCGGGATTACAGATTACAAGTTCCGTCTTTCGTATCGTGACCCAGCGGATAAAGAGAAGTACTTCGATAACGATGCAATTTGGGAAATGGCGCAGCGTGAGCTGAAAGAAACAATGGATGAGCTCGAACTCGAATACTTCGAAGCAGAAGGCGAAGCCGCATTCTACGGACCGAAGCTTGACGTTCAAGTTCGAACAGCACTTGGCAAAGATGAGACGCTCTCAACAGTTCAACTCGACTTCCTCTTACCAGAGCGATTCGAATTGACATACAAAGGTAACGACGGACAAGATCACCGTCCAGTCGTCTTACACCGAGGTGTAGTATCAACAATGGAACGATTCGTTGCTTACTTGATTGAAGAATACAAAGGAGCGTTCCCAACATGGCTCGCACCCGTTCAGGTGAAATTGATTCCGGTTTCTGGTGTTCATGAAGACTATGCCCGTGAAATCAAAGCGATCCTGTTGAAAAAGGGAATCCGCGTCGAAACAGATTTCCGTGACGAGAAACTCGGTTATCGTATCCGTGAAGCACAAGTCAATAAAGTACCGGTCATGCTCGTTTTAGGTGACAAAGAAGTAGAAGCACGCGAAGTCAACATTCGTCGCTACGGTTCAAAAGATTCGAGTAATGCATCACTCGAACAATTCGTTGCAGATTTAGAGCAAGAAATCGCAAACCGTTCAAAATAA
- a CDS encoding dUTP diphosphatase: MDWLTLFEMQEQLDKRIQSEHQLTGNQFDERLLALLVELGELANETRCFKFWSKKGPSAQVTILEEYVDGVHFLLSLGLALEYKKNHFAEGDFYLTATDAFLDVYNKTNVFAISRTEQSYDVLIGAYLALGATLGFTQDMIFKAYISKNEANHVRQDNGY, encoded by the coding sequence ATGGATTGGTTGACACTTTTTGAGATGCAAGAACAGTTGGATAAACGGATTCAGTCAGAACATCAATTGACAGGCAATCAATTCGACGAGCGGTTGCTCGCCTTATTGGTCGAACTCGGTGAACTTGCGAATGAGACACGTTGCTTCAAGTTCTGGTCGAAGAAGGGACCATCCGCTCAAGTCACAATTCTTGAGGAATATGTCGATGGCGTCCATTTTCTACTCTCACTAGGTCTAGCACTTGAGTACAAGAAGAATCATTTTGCAGAAGGTGATTTTTATTTGACGGCAACAGATGCCTTTTTAGATGTCTATAACAAAACGAACGTCTTCGCGATTTCGCGAACGGAACAAAGTTATGATGTTCTGATTGGTGCATACCTCGCCTTAGGTGCTACACTAGGCTTTACACAGGATATGATTTTCAAGGCTTACATTTCTAAAAATGAAGCAAACCATGTGCGACAAGACAACGGTTACTAA
- a CDS encoding TrmH family RNA methyltransferase, with the protein MKHIASAKNEIVKQWKKLLTKKGRLQTNRFLIEGEHLVEEAVRAGIIKEVIVRESYQVPGSWKRNADVFTIDEAVIKVLAETETSQGIFAVCEMKQASAQLERGRYLLLDRLQDPGNVGTMIRTADAAGFDGVIVGPGTVDVYNGKVIRATQGSLFHLPVITMPLEEAVNALHEQGIAVIGTALEGATSYQTIAPMDALGLIIGNEGQGVSPELLSYCDERAYIPIRGKAESLNAAVAAGILLYHFASVD; encoded by the coding sequence ATGAAGCACATCGCATCAGCAAAGAACGAAATCGTTAAACAATGGAAAAAACTCTTAACGAAAAAAGGACGTTTGCAGACGAACCGCTTTTTGATTGAAGGGGAACACCTAGTTGAAGAGGCGGTTCGCGCTGGAATCATCAAAGAAGTAATCGTTCGAGAATCATATCAAGTACCAGGTTCATGGAAACGAAATGCCGATGTCTTTACAATCGATGAAGCTGTCATCAAAGTACTGGCTGAGACAGAGACGTCGCAAGGTATCTTTGCCGTCTGTGAAATGAAACAAGCTTCGGCACAACTGGAACGTGGGCGTTATTTGTTACTTGATCGTCTTCAAGATCCAGGAAACGTTGGAACGATGATTCGGACAGCTGACGCTGCTGGATTCGATGGTGTCATCGTTGGACCGGGAACAGTTGACGTGTATAACGGAAAAGTCATCCGTGCGACACAAGGGTCGTTGTTCCATCTGCCTGTCATCACGATGCCACTCGAAGAAGCGGTCAATGCCTTGCATGAACAAGGTATTGCAGTGATCGGAACAGCATTAGAAGGAGCGACGTCTTATCAAACGATCGCACCAATGGATGCACTTGGTTTAATCATTGGAAATGAAGGACAAGGTGTTTCACCAGAGTTACTTTCTTACTGTGATGAACGTGCCTACATCCCGATCCGTGGTAAAGCAGAGTCATTGAATGCGGCAGTAGCAGCAGGAATCTTGCTTTATCATTTTGCAAGCGTGGATTGA
- a CDS encoding M42 family metallopeptidase yields MNEQLHMLKRLTDATGVPGNEKEVRSLMREYLEPHAEAFHQDGLGSLFAEHKGAGEDAPRVLIAAHMDEVGFMVTKIDEKGFLRFQPLGGWWGQVLLAQRMNIVTSSGEVIPGVIGAKPPHVLPPEARNKPVDIKDMFIDIGASSKEEVDGWGIRPGDTVVPHCEFTVMKNENFLMAKAWDNRIGCAIAIEAIKRLKADGHPNTIFAGATVQEEVGLRGAQTVAHMLKPSIAFAVDTGIPGDTPGMTDREALSKLGEGVQVIMFDATMIAHRGLIDFVTKVATEENIKYQLDLTPGGGTDAAKFHLSNTGVPSLALTVPIRYLHTNVSIMHKADFEAAVDLVVAVTKRLDAETVQAIYEG; encoded by the coding sequence ATGAATGAACAATTACATATGCTAAAACGTCTTACGGACGCAACAGGTGTACCGGGAAACGAAAAGGAAGTCCGGAGCCTCATGCGTGAATATTTGGAACCCCATGCAGAAGCGTTTCATCAAGATGGTCTCGGAAGTCTGTTTGCGGAACATAAAGGCGCAGGCGAAGATGCACCACGCGTTTTGATTGCTGCTCACATGGATGAAGTCGGATTCATGGTTACGAAGATCGATGAAAAAGGATTTCTTCGTTTCCAGCCACTCGGTGGTTGGTGGGGGCAGGTCCTCTTGGCACAGCGTATGAATATTGTGACGTCATCTGGTGAAGTCATTCCAGGTGTAATCGGCGCAAAACCACCTCATGTTTTACCACCGGAAGCGCGCAATAAGCCGGTCGACATCAAGGACATGTTCATCGATATCGGTGCTTCCTCTAAAGAAGAAGTCGACGGTTGGGGAATTCGTCCGGGTGATACGGTCGTTCCACATTGCGAATTTACTGTGATGAAAAATGAGAATTTCTTGATGGCAAAAGCATGGGACAACCGGATTGGTTGCGCCATCGCCATTGAGGCAATTAAACGCTTAAAAGCAGACGGGCATCCAAACACGATTTTCGCAGGAGCGACAGTCCAAGAAGAAGTCGGATTGCGCGGTGCTCAAACCGTCGCACATATGCTCAAACCATCGATTGCGTTTGCAGTCGATACAGGTATTCCTGGCGATACACCAGGAATGACGGATCGCGAGGCATTGTCGAAACTCGGTGAAGGTGTTCAAGTCATCATGTTCGACGCAACAATGATCGCGCATCGTGGATTGATCGATTTCGTGACGAAAGTCGCAACAGAAGAAAATATCAAGTATCAACTGGACTTAACGCCAGGTGGCGGAACGGATGCAGCGAAGTTCCACTTGTCTAATACAGGTGTTCCATCACTTGCATTGACAGTGCCGATTCGCTACTTGCATACGAACGTCTCGATCATGCATAAAGCCGATTTCGAAGCAGCGGTCGATTTAGTCGTCGCTGTCACGAAACGCCTTGATGCTGAGACAGTCCAAGCGATCTACGAGGGGTAA
- a CDS encoding catalase, with amino-acid sequence MNEKRLTTNQGVPIGDNQNSRTAGRRGPTLLEDYQLIEKMAHFDRERVPERVVHARGFGAHGVFTVKNSMKKYTKAAFLQEEGTEVPVFARFSTVIHGTHSPETLRDPRGFSVKFYTEEGNWDFVGNNLPVFFIRDAMKFPDMVHSLKPDPRTNIQDPDRYWDFMTLRPESTNMLMHLFTDEGIPASYRKMRGSSVHSFKWVNAHGNTVYVKLRWVPKAGVHNLSAEEATEIQGKDFNHASNDTFQAIEDGDYPEWDLFVQVLDPADVDQFDFDPLDATKDWFEDVIPFQHVGTMTLNKNVDNYFAETESVGFNPGVLIPGMLPSEDKLLQGRLFSYSDTQRYRIGTNYQQLPINCPFAQVNNYQRDGAMPVGQQTSPVNYEPNRYQEEPKETPEYTEENQPLLDDKHGRLEIEKTNNFGQAGEVYRRMTEEEQAALLKNLVNDLEQVRHENTVLLAICNFYRADASLGQKLSEALQVDIEPFLQQMRS; translated from the coding sequence ATGAATGAAAAACGATTAACGACCAATCAAGGTGTACCAATCGGTGACAATCAGAATTCACGTACGGCTGGACGTCGTGGACCGACATTGTTAGAAGACTATCAATTAATTGAAAAGATGGCCCATTTCGACCGGGAACGTGTACCTGAGCGTGTCGTACATGCTCGTGGATTCGGTGCTCACGGTGTCTTCACTGTCAAAAATTCGATGAAAAAGTACACGAAAGCAGCGTTTTTACAAGAAGAAGGTACGGAAGTTCCTGTCTTTGCCCGCTTCTCGACTGTTATTCACGGCACACACTCTCCAGAGACGTTACGTGACCCACGCGGTTTCTCTGTTAAGTTCTATACAGAAGAAGGAAACTGGGATTTCGTCGGGAACAACCTTCCTGTCTTCTTTATTCGTGACGCAATGAAGTTTCCGGATATGGTCCATTCACTCAAACCAGATCCACGCACGAATATTCAAGATCCTGACCGTTATTGGGATTTCATGACGCTTCGTCCAGAATCGACGAATATGCTCATGCATCTCTTTACAGATGAAGGGATTCCTGCAAGCTACCGTAAAATGCGTGGTTCTTCCGTCCACTCGTTTAAATGGGTGAATGCACACGGTAACACGGTTTATGTGAAACTACGCTGGGTACCAAAAGCTGGTGTTCACAATCTCTCAGCTGAAGAAGCAACAGAGATTCAAGGAAAAGACTTCAACCATGCTTCAAACGATACATTCCAAGCAATTGAAGACGGTGATTACCCGGAATGGGATCTGTTCGTACAGGTACTCGATCCGGCTGACGTCGATCAGTTCGATTTCGATCCGCTCGATGCGACAAAAGATTGGTTCGAAGATGTCATCCCATTCCAACACGTCGGTACAATGACATTGAACAAAAATGTCGATAACTACTTTGCTGAAACGGAATCAGTTGGTTTTAACCCAGGTGTCTTGATTCCAGGTATGTTGCCATCTGAAGATAAGTTATTACAAGGTCGCTTGTTCTCTTACTCAGATACACAACGCTATCGTATTGGTACGAACTACCAACAACTTCCGATCAACTGTCCGTTTGCACAAGTGAACAACTACCAACGTGACGGTGCAATGCCGGTTGGTCAGCAAACGAGTCCGGTCAACTATGAACCGAACCGTTATCAAGAAGAACCAAAAGAGACACCAGAGTACACGGAAGAAAATCAACCGTTGCTTGATGATAAACATGGTCGTCTCGAAATCGAGAAGACGAACAACTTCGGTCAAGCCGGCGAAGTCTACCGCCGGATGACGGAAGAAGAGCAAGCGGCTCTCTTGAAAAACCTCGTTAATGATCTCGAGCAAGTGCGCCATGAGAACACGGTTTTACTTGCGATTTGTAACTTCTATCGCGCCGATGCTTCACTCGGTCAGAAGCTATCAGAAGCGCTTCAAGTCGATATCGAACCATTCTTGCAACAAATGCGTTCATAA